A window of Castanea sativa cultivar Marrone di Chiusa Pesio chromosome 1, ASM4071231v1 contains these coding sequences:
- the LOC142630812 gene encoding uncharacterized protein LOC142630812, producing the protein MDGKSVGMVAFQEPLSWKVYVNGAANQRGSGVNLVITSPEMIIIEKSLRLGFSATNNEAKYEVLLAGMTIVQNLRGKVVEMFSNSRLVVGQVEGELKARDSRMQQDLNQVRHLQSKFESFTLLQVPRSKNTHVDSLATLATSSTQGLPRVILVEDLYKPTKAKGGITRIHQIRAGPSWMDPIVLFLKEDILPEEKSETNNVRRKAPRFWLSEDQKLYKRSFSIPYLLCIHPKVTELLLEELHEGICGSHTGGRSLSHRALTQGYWWPNMQKEAQEDLDAKRFVLKNIVSGFGISHTLISDNGLQFDSKAFRRYCCDLSITNKYSTPAYPQGNGQAEAVNKVIVNRLKKRSTRESSFSMTYRAETVILLETGFPTLRMNSFTPSSNNGLLERSLDLIEERRENTMFSWHTISISQTRL; encoded by the exons atggatggaaaatcagttggcatggtcgCCTTTCAAGAGCCTTTGTCCTGGAAGGTGTATGTGAATGGTGcggcaaatcaaagaggatcaggAGTGAATTTAGTTATAACTTCTCCCGAGATGATCATTATcgaaaaatccttaaggttggGTTTCTCAGCCACAAATAATGAAGCTAAATATGAGGTCCTGTTGGCTGGGATGACTATAGTCCAGAACTTGAGAGGAAAGGTAGTGGAGATGTTCTCTAACTCAAGATTGGTTGTTGGCCAAGTAGAAGGGGAATTGAAGGCCAGAGATTCGAGAATGCAACAAGATTTGAATCAGGTAAGACATTTGCAGTCGAAATTTGAATCTTTCACTTTATTACAAGTCCCCAGGAGTAAGAATACCCACGTTGATTCTTTGGCCACCCTCGCAACATCCTCGACTCAGGGCTTACCtcgagttatcctcgttgaagaccTGTACAAGCCTACTAAGGCTAAAGGTGGTATAACCCGAATTCATCAAATCAGGGcaggacctagttggatggatcccatAGTGCTATTCCTTAAGGAAGACATCTTGCCTGAAGAGAAGTCTGAGACGAATAATGTACGTAGAAAGGCACCTCGATTCTGGCTATCTGAGGACCAAAAGCtgtacaaacgctctttttctATACCATACCTGCTATGTATACACCCTAAAGTAACGGAGCTACTTCtagaagaattacatgaagggatttgtggaagtcacacggGAGGCAGATCCTTGTCTCATAGGGCTCTTACCCAAGGATactggtggccaaatatgcagaagGAAGCGCAAGA GGACTTGGATGCAAAaagatttgttttgaaaaacattGTCTCCGGGTTTGGAATTTCTCACACCCTTATTTCAGATAACGGccttcagtttgatagtaaggcaTTCAGAAGATATTGCTGCGATCTGAGCATTACAAACAaatattccaccccagcttatccccAAGGGAATGGACAGGCTGAAGCTGTCAATAAAGTAATAGTGAATaggcttaagaagag GTCCACAAGGGAGAGCtccttttcaatgacttataGGGCCGAGACTGTAATTCTTCTCGAAACTGGTTTCCCAACACTGAGGATGAACTCTTTTACTCCAAGCAGCAATAATGGGTTGTTAGAGAGGAGCTTAGATTTGATTGAAGAACGAAGAGAAAACACCATGTTCAGTTGGCATACTATTAGCATAAGCCAAACAAGGCTATGA